One part of the Rhizobium rhizogenes genome encodes these proteins:
- a CDS encoding GlxA family transcriptional regulator: protein MRPEQHKEGEATDQTNRLKVGFVLARSFTLSAFAMFVDTLRLASDEQDRSGRVKADWQVLGSTRHLIVSSCGVQVAPTSDFVDPARFDYIAVIGGLLNREDPVDHETIAFLKLADARKVPLLGICTGTFILAEAGLMKNHDVCVSWLHAKAFRERFPRLSVRPDRIFNLDRRRGSCAGGSSAADMAAALVRRHISPDAERNALEVLQIEKARSHLEIQPRRPLYEEYSDTRLRAVMIMMEQHLDGDMPIAQLAAFVGVTRRQLERIFEKEAGISPARAYVRVRLERAKVLLTQTKLPLTDIALDLGFHTASQFTRSFKKEFGQTPSHLRSIFLGAR from the coding sequence ATGCGTCCGGAACAGCACAAAGAGGGTGAGGCAACGGACCAGACAAACCGGCTCAAGGTTGGCTTCGTGCTGGCGCGCTCATTCACGCTGTCTGCCTTTGCAATGTTCGTCGATACCCTGCGCCTTGCGAGCGACGAACAGGATCGCTCGGGACGGGTGAAGGCGGACTGGCAGGTGCTGGGCAGTACCCGCCATCTCATCGTCTCAAGCTGCGGCGTGCAGGTTGCCCCAACATCGGATTTTGTCGATCCCGCCCGGTTCGATTATATCGCCGTCATCGGCGGATTGCTGAACAGGGAAGATCCCGTCGATCACGAGACGATCGCGTTTTTAAAGCTTGCCGATGCGAGGAAGGTTCCCTTGCTCGGTATCTGCACCGGCACATTCATTCTGGCTGAAGCGGGGTTGATGAAGAACCACGACGTCTGCGTGAGCTGGCTTCATGCCAAGGCGTTCAGGGAGCGGTTTCCGCGGCTGTCAGTCAGGCCGGACAGGATTTTCAATCTCGACAGACGCCGGGGGTCCTGCGCCGGAGGCAGCAGTGCCGCCGATATGGCGGCAGCCCTCGTCCGGCGCCACATCAGCCCCGATGCGGAGCGAAACGCCCTTGAAGTGTTGCAGATCGAGAAGGCGCGCTCCCATCTGGAAATCCAGCCAAGAAGACCGCTTTACGAGGAGTACAGTGACACGCGTCTCAGGGCGGTCATGATCATGATGGAGCAGCATCTGGACGGCGATATGCCGATTGCTCAGCTTGCGGCATTCGTGGGCGTGACGCGCAGGCAGCTGGAGCGGATATTCGAGAAGGAGGCGGGCATTTCGCCGGCGCGGGCCTATGTGCGGGTGCGCCTTGAGCGTGCCAAGGTGCTTCTCACGCAGACGAAATTGCCACTGACCGATATTGCGCTCGATCTCGGCTTTCACACGGCCTCGCAGTTCACACGCTCATTCAAGAAGGAATTCGGGCAGACCCCGTCACACCTGCGTTCCATTTTTCTGGGCGCGCGCTGA
- a CDS encoding 4-hydroxyproline epimerase has product MRHSFFCIDAHTCGNPVRLVAAGGPMLPHLPMGERREIFIREHDWVRRALMFEPRGHDIMSGAIIYPAHRVDCDFAVLFIEVSGCLPMCGAGTIGVVTAAIEEGLVKPRTAGVVAIETPAGRVDVTYTMKDGFVDAVRLHNVASYLHQSDIEVDVPGIGRLVVDIAYGGNFYAVIEPQKHWEGFEGMTASHIIEYSQKLRHALKSICDPVHPDDERIRGVHHAIWCDVPVDSGADGRSAVFYGDKAIDRSPGGTGTSARMAQLHGKGRLPVGSTYRNESIIGTIFEGRVESAANIGPFEGIIPSIGAWARVIGHNTIYVDDRDPLAHGFQIS; this is encoded by the coding sequence GTGAGACATTCGTTCTTTTGCATCGATGCCCATACCTGCGGAAATCCGGTCCGCCTCGTCGCGGCCGGCGGACCGATGCTGCCGCATCTTCCGATGGGGGAGCGGCGGGAAATCTTCATCCGCGAGCATGACTGGGTCCGTCGGGCGCTGATGTTCGAGCCGAGGGGGCACGACATCATGTCGGGCGCCATCATCTATCCCGCGCATCGCGTCGATTGTGATTTCGCCGTCCTTTTCATTGAGGTCAGCGGCTGCCTGCCGATGTGCGGTGCCGGAACGATCGGGGTCGTCACCGCCGCCATTGAAGAAGGTCTGGTGAAACCTCGCACGGCGGGTGTCGTTGCAATCGAGACGCCCGCCGGCAGGGTGGATGTCACCTACACGATGAAGGATGGTTTCGTTGATGCGGTCCGGCTCCATAATGTCGCGAGCTACCTTCACCAAAGCGACATCGAGGTCGATGTCCCCGGTATCGGCCGGCTTGTCGTCGATATCGCTTATGGCGGCAACTTCTACGCCGTCATCGAGCCCCAGAAACACTGGGAAGGCTTCGAAGGAATGACCGCATCGCACATTATCGAATACAGCCAGAAGCTTCGTCATGCTCTCAAGAGTATTTGCGATCCCGTCCACCCCGATGACGAGCGCATCAGGGGCGTGCATCACGCCATCTGGTGTGATGTGCCTGTCGATAGCGGTGCCGATGGCCGGTCGGCGGTGTTTTATGGCGACAAGGCGATTGACAGATCTCCGGGCGGCACCGGCACATCCGCACGCATGGCGCAGCTCCATGGAAAAGGACGCCTGCCGGTCGGTTCAACCTATAGAAACGAGAGCATCATCGGCACGATCTTCGAAGGGCGTGTCGAAAGCGCCGCAAATATCGGTCCCTTTGAAGGGATAATCCCAAGCATTGGCGCCTGGGCTCGCGTCATCGGACACAACACGATCTATGTCGATGATCGCGACCCGCTCGCCCACGGGTTTCAGATTTCGTGA
- a CDS encoding proline/glycine betaine ABC transporter permease, translated as MADTTLQFSPGAFLAPAVDWLNTNLHPLFAAIGYVVEAVLSALEATLLSVPPYALIVIVFIAAFFAVSIRAAILAGLCLGFCLLVGLWTASMQTVALVTVAVLISVTIAFPIGVLCSRHKTLEAIVRPVLDVMQTVPPWVYLIPAVMIFSLGRVPAIIATIVYGIPPMLRLTTLAFNQVPREFLELGSAIGAHPRSVLWKIEIPLARQTLLVGLNQCILLSLAMVVLAGLVGAGGLGAEVTRGLTRMEMGLGLRAGLAIVAVALLLDRLSRGLLDRNTVARPALD; from the coding sequence ATGGCTGATACAACCCTGCAGTTTTCACCCGGTGCCTTCCTGGCTCCGGCCGTCGACTGGCTCAACACCAACCTGCATCCGCTTTTTGCGGCAATTGGCTATGTGGTGGAAGCCGTCCTTTCGGCCCTTGAGGCGACGCTGCTTTCGGTGCCGCCTTATGCGTTGATCGTGATTGTTTTTATTGCCGCGTTTTTTGCCGTCAGCATCAGGGCGGCGATCCTTGCCGGCCTGTGTCTCGGTTTCTGCCTGCTCGTAGGTCTGTGGACCGCGTCGATGCAGACGGTGGCGCTGGTCACCGTCGCCGTCCTGATCTCGGTCACGATCGCATTTCCGATCGGCGTCCTGTGCTCCCGGCACAAGACACTGGAAGCAATCGTCCGCCCGGTTCTCGACGTCATGCAGACGGTGCCGCCCTGGGTCTATCTGATCCCGGCGGTGATGATCTTCAGCCTCGGGCGCGTGCCGGCGATCATCGCGACGATTGTTTACGGTATCCCGCCCATGCTGCGCTTGACGACATTGGCTTTCAACCAGGTGCCACGGGAATTCCTGGAGCTTGGGAGCGCCATTGGCGCGCACCCGCGCTCGGTGCTGTGGAAGATCGAAATTCCGCTCGCCAGACAGACGCTTCTCGTCGGGCTCAACCAGTGCATCCTTCTGTCTCTGGCCATGGTGGTGCTTGCCGGTCTTGTCGGAGCGGGAGGGCTCGGCGCGGAAGTCACGCGTGGTCTGACGCGAATGGAAATGGGACTTGGCCTGCGTGCCGGCCTTGCGATTGTTGCCGTCGCACTTCTTCTCGATCGGCTGAGCCGCGGTCTGCTTGATCGTAACACGGTCGCGAGACCCGCACTGGATTGA
- a CDS encoding proline/glycine betaine ABC transporter permease: MDTSGFTDAFDEWTDATLEWVSENGESLFDYVRLVLEGLYNGILWLLELPPFYLVAVLVALVGWRLVNRWFAVLSGLALVLCYAMGLWPETMSTLALVLTATVMALVIGIPIGIAAGFFTALDRFMEPGLDLIQTLPPYIYLLPAIALLGYGPATALIATVVVAIPPAIRLTSLGIRMTPNEFLELGEAIGMTPRKMFFKIRLPFALPSIMAGVNQSLMMAFGMVVIAGIVGSGGLGETIYGSIRTLDIATSINGAIAIVVLTMVLDRITQSAARIGAGRK; this comes from the coding sequence ATGGACACTTCAGGCTTCACAGACGCCTTCGATGAATGGACGGATGCAACGCTGGAATGGGTGAGCGAGAATGGCGAATCCCTTTTCGATTACGTCCGGCTGGTTCTCGAAGGTCTCTATAATGGTATTCTCTGGCTGCTGGAGCTGCCGCCTTTTTATCTGGTGGCGGTCCTCGTGGCGCTGGTGGGCTGGCGGCTTGTCAATCGCTGGTTCGCGGTTCTGAGCGGTCTCGCTCTCGTTCTCTGTTACGCGATGGGTCTCTGGCCGGAAACCATGAGCACGCTGGCGCTGGTGCTGACTGCGACCGTAATGGCGCTGGTCATCGGTATCCCGATCGGCATCGCGGCGGGTTTCTTCACCGCGCTTGATCGGTTCATGGAACCGGGGCTGGACCTGATCCAGACATTGCCGCCCTATATTTATCTGCTGCCGGCCATTGCGCTTCTCGGATACGGCCCCGCCACGGCACTGATCGCCACCGTTGTCGTCGCCATTCCCCCTGCGATCCGCCTGACCTCGCTCGGCATCAGAATGACACCAAACGAGTTTCTCGAGCTGGGCGAGGCAATCGGCATGACGCCGCGCAAGATGTTCTTCAAGATCCGCCTGCCGTTTGCGCTTCCGAGCATCATGGCCGGTGTCAACCAAAGCCTGATGATGGCCTTCGGCATGGTGGTGATCGCGGGCATCGTCGGTTCCGGCGGGCTCGGCGAGACGATCTATGGATCGATCCGCACGCTCGATATCGCGACATCGATCAACGGTGCGATTGCAATCGTCGTCCTGACGATGGTGCTTGATCGCATTACCCAGAGTGCCGCCCGTATCGGGGCAGGGAGGAAGTGA
- a CDS encoding glycine betaine/L-proline ABC transporter ATP-binding protein: MKIDAAQSSEILIDCQSLWKVFGDKTGAAMRSIAERGLGKKEVLQQFNCVVGVNNASLQVRRGEIFCIMGLSGSGKSTLIRMLNKLITPSAGKVLVKGRDVAALSPPDLREMRAKNIGMVFQNVALLPHRTVLENAAFGLEVQGISKTERNSTAKQALEKVGLADWLERYPAELSGGMQQRVGLARALASDPEIILMDEPFSALDPLIRRQLQDEFRQLTKQLGKSAVFITHDLDEAIRIGDRIAIMKDGAIIQTGTAEDIILNPADDYVAEFVAGISRLHLIKAHSVMHSVSDYRKDQPNSDLSTLVRTTPDADINELISLTMQSERDAIAVVDNEQVVGIVTPRSLLMGVKGSSNNDRAAA; encoded by the coding sequence ATGAAAATCGACGCTGCTCAATCGAGCGAAATCCTGATCGACTGCCAGTCTCTCTGGAAGGTCTTCGGCGACAAGACGGGCGCCGCGATGCGATCGATTGCCGAACGCGGGCTTGGCAAGAAGGAAGTGTTGCAGCAATTCAACTGCGTTGTCGGTGTGAACAATGCCAGCCTGCAGGTTCGGCGTGGCGAAATCTTCTGCATCATGGGCCTTTCAGGCAGTGGGAAGTCGACGCTGATCCGCATGCTGAACAAGCTCATTACGCCCAGCGCCGGCAAGGTGCTGGTCAAGGGACGGGACGTCGCCGCCCTGTCGCCGCCCGATCTGCGTGAAATGCGGGCGAAGAACATCGGTATGGTGTTTCAGAACGTAGCACTCCTGCCGCATCGAACGGTTCTTGAAAACGCTGCCTTCGGCCTTGAAGTTCAAGGCATATCAAAGACCGAGCGCAACAGCACGGCAAAGCAGGCTCTCGAAAAGGTTGGTCTGGCCGACTGGCTTGAGCGATACCCGGCTGAACTGTCGGGCGGAATGCAACAGCGTGTCGGTCTCGCGCGCGCTTTGGCTTCCGATCCCGAAATCATTCTCATGGACGAGCCGTTCAGCGCGCTTGACCCGCTGATCAGGCGGCAGCTGCAGGACGAATTCCGCCAGCTGACAAAGCAACTCGGCAAGTCCGCCGTATTCATCACCCATGATCTCGATGAGGCGATCCGCATCGGCGACCGCATCGCGATCATGAAAGACGGCGCGATCATTCAGACCGGGACTGCCGAAGACATCATTCTCAATCCGGCGGATGATTATGTTGCGGAATTCGTGGCCGGTATTTCCCGTCTGCATCTGATCAAGGCGCATTCGGTCATGCACAGTGTCAGCGACTACAGAAAGGACCAGCCGAATTCGGACCTTTCGACGCTGGTACGCACGACGCCGGACGCCGACATCAATGAGCTGATTTCGCTGACGATGCAGTCGGAACGGGATGCGATCGCCGTGGTCGATAACGAGCAGGTCGTCGGCATCGTCACCCCCCGTAGTCTCCTCATGGGCGTCAAGGGTTCCTCCAACAACGACCGCGCGGCGGCGTGA
- a CDS encoding glycine betaine ABC transporter substrate-binding protein — MKTMWKALCAAAMIGMSMLPARAEEKTINMGTLSWEDLTPITGITKKVLEDSGYTVKVTEFSEWGIAYAALAKGDIQVLASQTDYVAQDYWNKNKNRLEKISPVSHGLYQGIAVPKYVPIDSLEQLNENSDKFSGKIIGIEPGSGLMKDASNAVKDYGIKLQLVEGSTAAMTAALKSAYDRKEWIAVTVWEPSWMVQKYEVKYLKDPKGVFPPPQGYYWIGQKGFSADNPHAREVMASVYVPIADITAINGAVKDGKTMDQAVQDWIGAHADLIKRWENIKKN, encoded by the coding sequence ATGAAGACGATGTGGAAGGCGCTTTGCGCCGCCGCCATGATTGGAATGAGCATGCTTCCCGCCCGTGCGGAAGAGAAGACCATCAACATGGGCACGTTGTCCTGGGAGGATCTGACACCTATTACCGGTATCACCAAAAAGGTCCTTGAAGATTCCGGTTATACCGTCAAGGTCACCGAATTCTCCGAATGGGGCATCGCTTACGCCGCTCTTGCAAAGGGCGACATTCAGGTTCTGGCCTCGCAGACCGACTATGTGGCCCAGGATTACTGGAACAAGAACAAGAACCGCCTCGAGAAGATCTCGCCGGTTTCGCACGGTCTTTATCAGGGCATCGCGGTTCCGAAATACGTGCCGATCGACAGCCTCGAACAGCTCAATGAGAACAGCGACAAGTTCAGCGGCAAGATCATCGGTATCGAGCCGGGCTCCGGCCTGATGAAGGATGCGTCGAACGCCGTCAAGGACTACGGCATCAAGCTGCAATTGGTGGAAGGCAGCACCGCGGCCATGACGGCGGCGCTGAAGTCGGCCTATGACCGCAAGGAATGGATCGCGGTGACGGTCTGGGAACCGTCATGGATGGTCCAGAAATATGAAGTGAAATATCTCAAGGATCCGAAGGGCGTCTTCCCGCCGCCGCAGGGTTATTACTGGATCGGCCAGAAGGGTTTCTCCGCCGATAATCCGCATGCCCGCGAAGTCATGGCCAGCGTCTACGTGCCGATCGCCGATATCACCGCGATCAATGGTGCGGTCAAGGACGGCAAGACAATGGACCAGGCCGTGCAGGACTGGATCGGCGCCCATGCCGACCTGATCAAGCGTTGGGAAAATATCAAGAAGAACTGA
- a CDS encoding FAD-binding oxidoreductase, whose translation MTTGTVRRLPVENGVSGWEAISQRPFPLKRLESAVSADWLVIGAGFAGLSAARRLQALRPGEKIVLVDAGEIGKGTSGRNSGFMIDVPHNLSASEYSSGGAEATRVEMAQNRFAIAFAKDAAQDYGMSRETFDPAGKTNAAATRRGMKLNENFGQSLKAAGEKHLFLDAQEMRELTGSSYYLGGLYTPGTVLIQPADYVRQFAAGLADKIEIFERSPVTSLTRKDGRWTASSPAGSVSATKVILGVNGHIDDFGHFGGRLMHIFAYASMTAGFPAGASGSSVSGRDRWALLPADAMGATIRKITTNGVSRIVIRTKYTYETKVAVGEHRMARMKEEHRRSLDARFPELAQIGFEHSWAGRLCLSRNHAPAFGEVEEGLFSACCENGLGTVKSTLAGIMAADLATGTTSPELSRYMDHPQPSRIPPEPFAWLGINGVIRLQELRAGREG comes from the coding sequence ATGACAACAGGAACCGTGAGACGTCTTCCAGTCGAAAACGGCGTCTCCGGTTGGGAGGCGATCAGCCAGCGCCCTTTCCCGCTTAAAAGGCTTGAAAGTGCCGTATCGGCAGATTGGCTGGTTATCGGCGCGGGTTTTGCCGGCCTTTCGGCGGCCCGGCGTCTGCAGGCGCTTCGCCCCGGTGAAAAAATCGTGCTGGTGGATGCGGGTGAAATCGGCAAGGGCACGTCAGGCCGTAATTCCGGTTTCATGATCGATGTTCCGCATAATCTTTCCGCAAGCGAATATTCCAGCGGCGGAGCCGAGGCGACGCGGGTGGAGATGGCACAGAACCGCTTTGCCATCGCTTTCGCGAAAGACGCGGCGCAGGACTATGGAATGTCGCGCGAGACTTTCGATCCGGCGGGCAAGACCAATGCGGCGGCCACCCGGCGCGGCATGAAGCTGAACGAGAATTTTGGCCAGTCGCTGAAGGCGGCCGGTGAGAAACACCTGTTTCTCGACGCACAGGAAATGCGGGAACTTACCGGGTCAAGCTATTATCTCGGCGGGCTCTATACGCCGGGAACAGTGCTGATCCAGCCCGCCGATTATGTGCGCCAGTTCGCTGCCGGCCTGGCGGACAAGATCGAGATTTTCGAACGCTCGCCGGTCACATCGCTTACACGGAAGGATGGACGTTGGACCGCTTCGTCTCCTGCCGGATCGGTCAGTGCCACAAAGGTTATTCTCGGCGTCAACGGACATATCGACGATTTCGGCCATTTCGGCGGCCGGCTGATGCATATCTTCGCCTATGCCTCGATGACGGCCGGTTTCCCCGCTGGTGCGTCCGGCTCTTCGGTTTCCGGCCGGGATCGCTGGGCGCTGCTTCCCGCAGACGCGATGGGAGCAACCATTCGCAAGATTACCACCAATGGCGTTTCGCGGATCGTCATCCGCACCAAGTATACCTACGAGACGAAGGTTGCCGTTGGTGAGCACCGGATGGCGAGGATGAAAGAGGAACATCGCCGTTCGCTCGATGCCCGTTTCCCGGAACTGGCGCAGATCGGTTTCGAGCATAGCTGGGCCGGGCGTCTCTGCCTCAGCCGCAACCATGCGCCCGCCTTCGGCGAGGTGGAGGAGGGGCTGTTCTCCGCCTGCTGTGAGAACGGTCTGGGGACGGTAAAAAGCACTCTGGCCGGCATCATGGCCGCCGATCTTGCGACCGGGACGACATCCCCGGAACTCAGCCGATACATGGATCACCCGCAGCCTTCGCGAATACCGCCCGAGCCGTTTGCATGGCTGGGCATCAATGGCGTGATCCGATTGCAGGAATTGCGTGCAGGCCGCGAGGGGTGA
- a CDS encoding aldehyde dehydrogenase yields the protein MHEPLTAAEYKAIAADLQFPTGAFIDGAFRPASSGKTFKTKNPANGETLAKIAACDSTDVDLAVLKARDAFDDGRWRLQHPGERKTVLLRLAKLIEENRHELAVMESLDSGKPVRECQTVDIPDTIHTLRWHAELIDKLYDNTAPVGSNALTMILREPIGVVGCVLPWNFPLLMLAWKIGPALAAGCSVVVKPAEDTTLTTLRVAELAHEAGIPAGVFNVVTGSGKDVGEPLGLHMDVDMVAFTGSTPTGRRFLRYAADSNLKKVVLECGGKNPAVVLDDAEDLDLVAEQVVNGAFWNMGENCSATSRLIVHSKVKDDLLNRIGAYLREWKTGDPLDPENRIGALVNKAHFDKVTSFLEDARAEKLSVVHGGDTQNGAFVEPTVVDGVTPKSRLFQEEIFGPILSVTTFNTLAEAVALANDTNYGLTASVYTGSLRHAIRLSREIRAGVVTVNCFGEGDASTPFGGYKESGFGGRDKSVFAHDNYCELKTIWIDVSERSVDETVR from the coding sequence ATGCATGAACCGTTGACCGCCGCCGAATACAAGGCGATTGCCGCCGATCTCCAGTTTCCGACGGGCGCTTTTATCGATGGCGCATTCCGTCCGGCCAGTTCCGGCAAGACATTCAAGACCAAGAACCCGGCAAACGGCGAAACGCTTGCAAAGATTGCCGCATGCGACAGCACGGATGTCGATCTCGCGGTTCTCAAGGCACGCGATGCATTCGATGACGGTCGCTGGCGTCTGCAACATCCGGGCGAGCGCAAGACCGTACTCCTCAGGCTCGCAAAGCTTATCGAAGAGAACCGTCACGAGCTGGCGGTCATGGAAAGTCTCGATAGTGGCAAGCCGGTGCGCGAGTGCCAGACGGTCGATATTCCCGACACCATTCATACGTTGCGCTGGCACGCCGAGCTGATCGACAAGCTCTACGACAACACTGCCCCTGTCGGCTCCAATGCGCTGACCATGATCCTGCGCGAGCCGATCGGCGTCGTTGGATGTGTATTGCCATGGAACTTCCCGCTGCTGATGCTGGCCTGGAAGATCGGCCCGGCGCTGGCCGCCGGTTGTTCCGTCGTCGTCAAGCCGGCGGAAGACACGACACTCACCACGCTTCGGGTTGCGGAACTCGCGCATGAAGCCGGAATTCCGGCCGGTGTTTTCAATGTCGTCACCGGTAGTGGCAAGGATGTGGGCGAACCACTCGGCCTGCATATGGATGTCGACATGGTCGCTTTCACGGGCTCGACGCCGACCGGCCGCCGCTTTCTGCGTTATGCCGCCGATTCCAACCTCAAGAAGGTCGTACTGGAATGCGGAGGCAAGAACCCGGCAGTCGTTCTCGATGATGCCGAGGACCTTGATCTGGTTGCCGAACAGGTCGTCAACGGCGCCTTCTGGAACATGGGCGAAAATTGCTCGGCCACCTCGCGCCTGATCGTCCATTCGAAGGTCAAGGACGATCTTCTGAACAGGATCGGCGCTTATCTGCGGGAGTGGAAAACGGGTGATCCGCTTGATCCGGAAAACCGCATCGGCGCGCTGGTCAACAAGGCGCATTTCGACAAGGTGACCTCGTTCCTTGAGGACGCCAGGGCGGAGAAACTGTCGGTCGTCCATGGCGGCGATACACAGAATGGCGCCTTTGTGGAGCCGACCGTTGTTGATGGCGTTACGCCGAAAAGCCGGCTGTTCCAGGAGGAAATTTTCGGGCCGATCCTGTCTGTGACGACGTTCAACACGCTGGCCGAGGCTGTCGCGCTCGCCAACGACACCAATTACGGACTGACGGCCTCGGTCTATACCGGCAGTCTGCGACACGCCATCAGGCTGTCGCGTGAAATCCGTGCCGGCGTCGTCACCGTCAACTGCTTCGGCGAAGGTGACGCCAGCACGCCATTTGGTGGCTACAAGGAATCCGGTTTCGGTGGTCGCGACAAGTCTGTCTTCGCCCATGACAATTACTGCGAGCTGAAAACGATCTGGATCGATGTTTCCGAGCGCTCCGTGGACGAGACGGTCAGATGA
- a CDS encoding dihydrodipicolinate synthase family protein, producing the protein MKFEGIYTPAITPLDESGQIDRKAFAAVLESLIEAGVHGIIVGGSTGEYYAQTSQERFELAAHAKQVIGARLPLIIGTGATRTEDSVEYAKAAKEIGADAILVSTPPYALPTERENAVHALAVDRAANLPIMLYNYPARMGVMMGEEYFSRVGKSRNVVAIKESSGEMANLHLLARKFPHIALSCGWDDQALEFFAWGARSWVCAGSNFLPKEHVALYEACVIEKNFDKGRAIMTAMLPLMDFLECGKFVQSIKHGCEIIGLKSGPVRAPLRPLNSEEKRTLETVVATLKRTVGQITSGANRHA; encoded by the coding sequence GTGAAGTTTGAGGGGATTTACACGCCGGCGATAACGCCGCTCGACGAAAGTGGACAGATCGACCGGAAAGCATTTGCCGCGGTTCTGGAATCGCTGATCGAAGCGGGCGTTCACGGCATCATTGTCGGCGGTTCCACCGGTGAATATTATGCCCAGACAAGTCAGGAGCGCTTCGAGCTTGCGGCCCACGCCAAGCAGGTCATCGGCGCCCGGCTGCCTCTGATCATCGGGACCGGCGCGACGCGGACGGAAGATTCCGTTGAATATGCCAAGGCGGCCAAAGAGATCGGCGCCGATGCAATTCTGGTTTCGACCCCGCCCTACGCGCTGCCGACCGAGCGCGAGAACGCGGTTCACGCGCTTGCCGTCGACCGCGCCGCCAATCTGCCGATCATGCTCTACAATTATCCGGCACGCATGGGCGTGATGATGGGTGAGGAATATTTCTCGCGCGTCGGCAAGTCCCGGAATGTCGTCGCCATCAAGGAAAGCTCCGGCGAGATGGCGAACCTTCATCTGCTCGCCCGGAAGTTCCCGCATATCGCCCTGTCCTGCGGCTGGGACGATCAGGCGCTGGAATTCTTCGCCTGGGGCGCCAGAAGCTGGGTCTGCGCCGGCTCGAATTTCCTGCCGAAAGAACACGTCGCGCTCTATGAGGCCTGCGTCATCGAAAAGAATTTCGACAAGGGGCGCGCGATCATGACCGCAATGCTGCCGCTCATGGATTTCCTCGAATGCGGCAAGTTCGTTCAGTCGATCAAGCATGGTTGCGAGATCATTGGCCTCAAGTCGGGGCCGGTTCGCGCCCCGCTGCGTCCGCTCAATTCCGAAGAAAAACGAACCCTAGAAACGGTTGTCGCCACGCTGAAGCGCACCGTCGGCCAGATCACGTCGGGAGCCAATCGTCATGCATGA
- a CDS encoding GntR family transcriptional regulator encodes MAKTVKSSLYEDLKRQILTMELDPDADLDEVSLSEHYGLSRTPVRDIFRRLAGEGYIDIRENRGARVIPMNHTTLRNFFQVAPMIYAAIGRLAVQNFKPVQLADLKETQERFRKASGDEDALDMVLQNNRFHEIFGEMSANAYLQPSLGRLLIDHARIGHTFFRPRNQDMKRRLQLAVEHHDSFIEALSAHDEDAVVDLVFEHWELSRENMEMFIAPQGIKADAVLGGPTMQSLEKSS; translated from the coding sequence ATGGCGAAGACCGTTAAGAGCAGTCTCTATGAGGATCTGAAGCGGCAGATTCTGACGATGGAGCTCGATCCGGACGCGGATCTCGATGAAGTGTCCCTGAGCGAACATTACGGCCTGTCCCGGACACCGGTGCGTGACATTTTTCGTCGGCTGGCCGGCGAGGGATATATCGATATTCGTGAGAACCGGGGCGCGCGTGTCATCCCGATGAACCACACGACGCTTCGCAACTTCTTCCAGGTCGCGCCGATGATTTATGCGGCGATCGGGCGGTTGGCGGTGCAGAATTTCAAGCCGGTCCAGCTTGCCGACCTGAAGGAGACCCAGGAGCGGTTCCGCAAAGCCAGCGGCGACGAGGATGCGCTGGACATGGTTCTGCAGAACAATCGCTTCCATGAAATTTTCGGCGAAATGTCGGCCAACGCCTATCTTCAGCCGAGCCTTGGCCGTCTTCTCATCGATCACGCGCGCATCGGTCACACATTCTTTCGGCCCCGGAACCAGGACATGAAACGGCGCCTGCAATTGGCGGTCGAACATCATGACAGTTTCATCGAGGCACTCAGCGCTCACGACGAGGATGCAGTCGTCGACCTCGTTTTCGAACATTGGGAGCTGTCGCGCGAGAACATGGAAATGTTCATCGCGCCGCAGGGGATCAAGGCCGATGCGGTTCTCGGTGGTCCGACCATGCAATCACTGGAGAAGTCATCGTGA